ACTCAGATGTATAGTCTGCGCTATGGTACTCCCCCGGTTGCAACGGCTGTAGGAGGGCTTAAAGATACCATTATTCCCTATCCGCAAGAAGGGGCAACCGGGTTTATGTTTGATGAGCCACGGGCCGATGCTTTTTTGCACGGCATTGATCAGGCTTTGGATGTGTTTAAAAATAAAACAATCTGGCAGCAGATTCAGATCAGGGCCATGGAGGCTGACTATTCTTGGGATATGTCCGCAAAGATATATTTAGAGATATATAAGAGGTTAGGGCTGGAAGCGTGAATTTTAAACAAGAGCAAGGGCCGAACCTACAGGGAAAAAGATAAACCGGGCCGATTTTGAATCGGTCCAATTGCTTCTAGGAGGATAGACAATGAAGATGCAAGAAGTTCGTGAACTGGGTAGAAAATTGGGATTAAAATTCCCTGTAGGCACAACCAAGGTCCAGGCCATTAGACTGCTTCAAAAGGCAGAGGGCAATTTTGATTGCTTTGGCCGGGCTGAAAATGGTTTTTGTAACCAAAAAGAATGTTTATTTTATGTTGAATGCTTAAGAGTTTCAAAGAAATAGGCAATAGACTGTAGCCTGTAACGAGTAAGCGAAATGGGTAGGGTGTTGAATCGGAACACGGATCAGGAGCCCCAATTTATAGTCTACACCATGGGGGATCCCAACGGGCTGGGACCGGAGCTTATATGTAGCCTGGAACTGGAAAAGATTTGTTCTGAAAAGAAGATGTTAATAATCGGGTTGGAGGAAGCTTTAGACTATCATTGTCGGCATTTGAAAAAGGACAAGTTCTGGAGCAGGATAGATGATATAGCAAAGCTTAACAAGCTTGGCCCAGGTATTTATCTCATGGAACCTGAAGGACTGGAAAAAGTGGCTTTGAAGCCTGGCCATGCCCATGTTCATGGGGGGCTTAGTGCAGGCAGGTCTCTGGATTTGGCCTGCACTTTGTTGAAAGTGGGCATGGCCGGAGCCTTGGTCACCGGCCCTTTGAATAAAGCCATGCTCCAGGAGGCAGGATTTGATTTTGCCGGACATACGGAATTTTTGGGTGAACGGTTTGGAGTGGGTAAGGACAAAGTATGTATGCACCTCTGGGGTGAAAAGCTAAGGGTTAGTCTGGCCACCACACATCCTCCTCTACGCCAAGTGCCGGAATTGATTAGTATTGAACGCGTTGTGCGCTGCTTGAAGCTTACTTTTGAATTAATGAAAAAAATGGATCTGGCGAGCCTGCCGATTGGGGTGTGTGGATTAAATCCTCATGCTGGTGAGATGGGAAAAATCGGGCGCGAGGAAATCGAGATCATCGGGCCGGCCGTAGAAGAAGCCAAATCTTTGGGGGTAAATGCTGAGGGGCCATATCCTGCAGATACCCTTTTTTATCAAGCTGCCCAGGGCAAATTTTCTTCTGTATTAGCCATGTATCATGATCAGGGCTTGGGCCCTTTAAAACTTTTGCATTTTGGTCAGGCTGTAAACATTACTTTGGGATTACCTATTGTGCGTACATCCGTAGACCACGGTACAGGATATGATTTGGTGGGTACGGGTAAAGCAGATCCTGGAAGCTTAAAACAGGCGATTTTTATGGCTGAGCAACTGGCAGGCTAATGACTTGTTGGCATGAATTAGCGAAGAGCGCTTGTATTGAATAAATGTGTATAAAAATTCTTGACTTAAGACCAATGGTTATACGAAGTTAAATTTATCAAAATCAACTGGAGGGTAATATGGCCGAACAAGAACTTGTCCTGACTATTGATGGAGATATTGTTTCTACTAGTTCGGAGGAATTAAAGGAAAAATTACATAAGGCCGTTGGTGAGGATCCCAAAATACTAGTTTTAGATTTTAAAAATGTAGAATATGTAGATTCTATTGGTATTGGCATAATTATTGCTACACATAATAGCTTGAGAAATAAAGGTGCCAAACTGAAGCTTATCAATGTTAATAATGATATTTTAAATCTTTTTAAGACAATGCGTCTTGATAAGCATATTGATATGGAAGAAGCGTGAAAAAAATAAATGTTTGCCGCAAATTGAGCTTTAATTGAAAAGTTTAGATAGTTTGTTTGATAATCGTTTCTTTTTGCGACGCTATTTATTTTGTATGCTAAATGTTCGATTGTTTTAATATATTGTGTTGTAGATATGTTTGCCACAATTATAACATCCTTAGTTAGCCTGCATCCTTAAAGAGGTGAATTATGAGTATGATGGATGATGAAACCTTGCAAATGTATGTCGAGGAATCCAGAGAACATCTTGAAAACATTGAGAATGATCTTTTAGCTATTGAAGAAGCAGGTGAAAATATAGATGAAGAACTGGTAAATAAGGTTTTTCGAGCTGCTCACTCCATAAAGGGCGGTGCTGGTTTTCTGGGTTTAAGCAATATCAAGGAATTGGCTCATAAGATAGAGAATATCCTGGATATGATCCGGAACCGAGAAATTGTGCCTAACCCTGAGGTAATCAATATAGTCCTTTTGGCTTTTGATCGCTTGCGGGAACTGATTGAAAATATTTCTGAAAGCAATGAGTTGGATATTTCCGAACATATAGATGCTCTGACCAGAATTACTTCGGCTTCTTTACCTCAGGATGAGAAACAAAGTGTAGTCAATGAGGTAGTAATTAAAGACCGGAATGAGCGAATCATTTTTGTTCTAAAAGAATTTGATCTTATGCAGGCTCAGAAAAGGGGCAAATTTATTTATTTGATTGAATTTGATCTCATCCATGATGTCCATAGAAAAGATAAAAGACCCATGGATGTGGTCAAGGATATGCAGGCTACAGGAGATATTCTGGAAATTAAAGTCGATATTGATGCAGTAGGCACTTTGGAAGATGGCGGATTTTCCAATAAGCTTCCTATGTATGTCTTGTATGCCACAATTATCGAGCCGGATATTATTACCACTTTATTTGATCTCCCTGATGAGCAAATTAAAAATATTCAGACTGAAGATATTTGGGTTGAGTCACCTAAAGATACGCTAGAAGAGTCAATTCAGGAACAAGAAACAGTTTTGGAAAAAGTTTCTGTGACAGAGCCTGAAATTGTTCCTCATCCACCTGAAGAAATTGAACAAATACTGGAGCAAGTTCAGGTTGAGCCTTCCAAAATGCAGCAGGAACAGGAAGAGGTGGAGCCTAAATCTGTTTCGAAACCCTTATCACCGGGAAAAGCAAAACCCGTCTCTACCTCGGCTAAAGCAGTGCACGCCGAGACATTACGCGTCCATGTCAGCCTTTTAGAGAATTTGATGAATTTGGCGGGAGAGCTGGTTTTAAGTCGCAATCAGCTTTTGCAAGCTATATCCACAGATGACAAGCATGCCATTGCTATGGCCGGACAGCGTGTTGATCTGGTCACTTCAGAATTGCAAGAAGCCATTATGCTCACCAGAATGCAGCCTGTGGGCAATATTTTTAACAAATTTCCTCGTGTAGTCAGGGATCTTGCTCGTGAACTAGGAAAGGATATTGAGTTGAAACTGGAAGGTAAGGAGGTCGAGCTGGACAAAACAATTATAGAAGGTTTGTCAGATCCTTTAACACATTTGGTGCGTAATTCAGCTGATCACGGAATTGAGCCTCCGGAAGAGCGGATAGCCAAGGGCAAGAGCCCGCGAGGAACAATTATTCTTAAAGCCTTTCATGCCGCTGGCCAAGTAAATATTGAAATCATTGATGATGGTCGAGGAATGGATGCGGAAAAGATAGCCCGCAAAGCAATTGAAAAAGGTCTGGTCTCAGAAGAGCAGGTCAGCAACATGTCAGAAAAGGACAAGTTAAATTTGATTTTTCTTCCCGGCCTATCCACTGCAGAAAAGGTTTCTGATGTTTCTGGCCGTGGGGTAGGCATGGATGTAGTCAAAAGTAATTTGGATAAACTGGGTGGGCAGGTAGAAATCGAGACCCAAAAGGATAAGGGGACTTCTATCCGCATAAAATTACCACTTACATTAGCAATTATTCCAAGTCTGCTTATTTCCATGGGCCAGGAGAGGTTTGCTATCCCTCAGGTTAATGTTGACGAACTGATACAAGTTCCAGCCCATCAGGTTTCTGAGCGAATTGAAAGAGTCGGAGACGCAGAAGTGTTGATTTTACGGGGCGAGTTGATTCCTTTGATGAGCCTGGCCAATGTCTTGGGCTCCGGTAGAAGCTCAGATGAATTGAACTCTGCTCAGGATCAAAGTAGCCCTAGTGAATCGGAATTAGTTGAGGGTAGCCAGTCGTTAGTAAAAAAGACAAACGGGGATGTTAATATTGTCGTTGTCCAGGCAGGCTCATTTAAATATGGTCTGGTTGTGGATGAATTGCATGATTCAGTGGAGATAGTGGTTAAGCCGCTGGGCAGGCACCTGAAAAATTGTGAGGGGTATGCCGGGGCCACTATTATGGGTGATGGTCGGGTGGCCCTGATTTTGGATGTGGTTGGCTTAGCCAGGCTTGGAGAGCTGTCTTCTGTAGCTGGCACTGATAAGGCTAAGAAATTGGCTTTAGAAGCGGAAAGGCGGGCTGCCGAAGAAATTCATTCTCTGTTTTTATTCAATAATGGTCCGCATGAGCATTGCGCGGTGCCTCTTGCGTTGGTTGCCAGAGTGGAAATGATTAAGGCTGAAGATATTGAGATTGTTGGCGGTAAAAAAGTTATTCAATATCGTGGAGGAAGTTTGCCTGTTTTTGCCTTAGAAGAAGTGGCCGATGTTAATCACCTGGAATTGGAAGGAGAACTGGTGGTTATTGTTTTTGTTGTGGGCGGACATGAAGTTGGTCTTCTGGCTTCACCACCTGTGGATGCTGTTGAGGTTAAACTTAATATCGATCCTTTTACTTTAAAGCAGACTGGAATTTCCGGTTCAGCCATAATTAATGGTCATACTACCCTCATAGTGGATATTTTTGAGTTTGTGGAGACTTTGAATCCGGGGTGGTTTGAAGAAAGGGAAACTGTTACGGCCCTCCAGGAAGGAGCAAATAAGGTCTTGCTGGTTGAGGACTCGGATTTTTTCCGTTCTCAGGTCAAAAAATTTATTAAGGATGAAGGATATGAAGTGGTTACCGCTGAAGATGGAAGTGTTGCCTGGGAGTATTTAAATGAACATCCCAATGAGATCCAGGTAGTGGTCACTGATTTGGAGATGCCAAATATGGATGGTTTTGAATTAACCAAACTAATTAAAAATGATGAGCGTTTTGCTCACTTGCCAGTTATTGCTTTGACATCCTTGGCCGGAGAAGAAGATGTGGCCAAGGGTAAACAGATCGGCATTGATGACTATCAGATCAAGTTGGATAAAGAAAGGTTGTTACAAAGTATTTTTAACTTTTTAAATAAAAAAGCAGCATGATAGTGAAGGAAGTCGAGACGGGTGAGTACCTCTGCTTTTGGCGGGGATTAATAAGACGGAAGACGGTAAACCAGGGAAAAGAGCTAAAATTATAAAAAATAATGCCAGGTTCTTGTGTTCGTCTTAAAGTGAAAGATTTTGATGGGGTCGTATTATGGATAATGCCGAGAAAATTGCAGCTAAAGCGGGAAATTTTCAATTGTCTTGTTTTTATATTGGCGAGGCCCTGTGCGGTATAGATATTGATCAAGTTCAGGAGATCAATAAGCAGATATCGTTTACTGAGGTTCCCCATGCTCCTGAGTATGTATTAGGAATTATGAATTTGCGTGGGCGGATTGTGACTATCATAGATTTGGCCAAAAAATTGGGTCTGGGGCTCTCAAATCTTACAGAGGAAAGCAGAATTATCATTGTCAGTTCCAAAGAAGAACATATCGGTTTGTTGGTCGATAAAATCACAGATGTGATTATGGCTGATTGGAAGCAGGTGGCTCCACCACCATCTAATATTAAAGGCGTGCAGGGCAAATATTTTCAGGGTGTGCTCAATGTGAAAAATAAATTGGTGGCAATCTTGGATGTAGAAGAAGTCCTAGCAGTGGAGAGAGGTTGATTTTTTAGTAAACGTTAGATCGATGATTTATAATAGAACTCCTTTAATTCTTATTGTAGATGATTCTGCTTTAAACAGGCAGGTGCTGACTCTTTTACTAAAAAAAGCCGGCTATTTGACCGTAGAGGCTGGTAGTGGGGAGGAGTGTCGTAAGCTAGCTCGTGAACATAAACCAGACCTGGTTCTTCTGGATATCATGATGCCTAAGGAGGATGGATTCACCACGTGTATTAAACTAAAAAGTGACCCTCAAACAAGAGAAATCCCTATAATTTTTATTTCTGCTTTGGATGACACTGAAAATATTGTCAAAGGTTTGGAAGTGGGTGGAGTCGATTACATTGTCAAACCCTTTTCTCAGCCCGAAGTCCTAGCCAGAGTAAAGGTACATTTAAGCTTAAAATTTGCACAAGAAAAATTAATTGAAAGCCAGGCTCAAAAATTAGCCGATATCAAACAGGTTCAAAAGTCATTTTTAGTCCTTCCCGAAGAATTGCCAGAGGCAAAATTTTATTACCTATACAAACCAGTGTTAGAGCTCGGGGGCGATTTTTTAGATGTCATTCCTGTTGGTGAAAACTCTTTTGCTTACATAGTAGCCGACATAAGCGGACATGATTTGGGCACGGCTTATCTTATTTCAGCCTTAAAGGCCCTTTTTAACCAAAATATTAATGCCTTTACGCCCATGGAAGATAGTTTGAGGATGATTAATGCGGTTCTGCGACGGATATTTAAGGAAGGCCAATACCTGACAGCCAATGTTGCCCTTATTGAGCGAAATAAGCTTAAGCTTTCTATTTTCAATACCGGTCATCTTCCGGCTATTTTGTCTAAAAAGAATGGAGAAATTTTGGAAATCAATGGTGAGGGCGATATTTTAGGTGGATTTGAACATTTTCAGGTTCAAGAAGAAGTTATAGTTGTTGAAAAAGGTGATAGGGTTTTCTTGTTTACAGATGGGCTTATCGAAAAATTTAGAGGTCCCGGACGGCAAAGAAAAGAAGGGCTTAATTTGCTTAAAAGAAATATTGCCAAATTCAATAAATTTGACCTGGATGAAGTTGTGCGCAGGGTTGTTAATTCTCTCTGTTCCGGTCAAAATAAGAGTGAAGACGATGTAATACTTTTAGCTACAGAAGTCTGAAAATAAGCTAAAATTCATGAAAATTAGTTTTTCGCTGATGGATAAGCTTACTTATTTGTTTTGTTATAGATAACTGGTTTAAGCATTTCAGAGTTTCAAGTTTTTCTTCTTTATCTATTTTTTTCAGAATTTTTTCAAAAAGCAATTTTTTTAGCACATACTTAGGTTTGCTGTGTTTAAAATCAAGCACTCTTCCTCTTTAATTCAGATTGAATTTCCTGCAGTGTTTAAGAATGTGGATATTGTGCTTCAAATTGTTCAGAATTTTTTAAAAGAACGTAAAAAAAACATAAAGTTATTTAATTTGACTTTGGCCTTACGCGAAGCCTTAAACAATGCAATAGCTCACGGAGCTCGTAGAAACCCTGAGTTGTATATAAAGTGTATAGTTGAATTAAAAGATAATAAAGTTTTTTTTAGCGTTGAAGATCCTGGTAATGGGTTTGATTGGAAACATTTGGAAACAGATATGAGGCCAAGTGTCAATTCAGAACATGGTTGGGGTATTTTTCTTTTGAAACAGTGTAGTGATGGCTTGAGATTCTATGGTTCGGGAAATAAAGTAACTTTTTGGTTTAATGTGGATAATAGTTAGTTTTGTATTTTAATAAATTTTGAGTTGATGCAGGATTAGGTATATAAAGGTTGGTGAATATGAAATTAAGGGTATTAGTCGTCGACGATACCATTTTCTATCGCAAAATTATCAGTGATGTTTTGTCTCAGCTTTCTGAAGTTGAAGTAGTTGGAACGGCAGGCAACGGCCGAATTGCTTTGACTAGAATTGAATCCCTGAAACCGGATTTGATTACTTTAGATGTTGAAATGCCTGTTTTGGATGGTTTGGGGGTTTTAAAAGAAATAAAAAAGAGAGGTCTGGATATTGGTGTAATTATGGTCAGTACACTGACCAAGCGTGGCACAGAAATAACTATGAAGGCCTTGGAATTGGGGGCCTTTGATTTTATTACCAAGCCAGACGCTGAGACTCTCGAGGAGAATTTTAAGGCTTTGCTGCTGGCTTTGCGCCCTCGCATTCGGGCCTTTGTTAGAAGATACGAGTTAAGGAAGGCCCTGAGGAGAAAAAAAACAGATTTAAAGCTGAAGGAGAAGGTTGTTCATGTCCCAGGTGAGGTGGTCAGAAAAGTTGAGCTTGAAAGACGTGTGGAGAAGTCAGACATCGTGGCTATTGGCATTTCAACCGGAGGGCCCAATGCCCTGACTACAATGCTGCCTATGCTTCCGGGAGACCTGGGCGTCCCTGTGGTTGTCGTCCAGCATATGCCGCCCATGTTTACTAAGTCTCTCGCTGACAATCTGGATCAAAAATGTGCTTTGAAGGTTAAAGAGGGTGAAGATGGGGAGCCACTTGTGCCTAATACGGTATATATTGCCCCGGGTGGAAAACAGATGAAAGTAGCTGCAGGTGTGGCCGGAACCAAGGTCCTTCGCATAACTGATGACCCACCAGAAAATAATTGCAAACCCGCAGCTGATTATCTTTTCCGGTCAGTGGCCAGGCAGTTCAAAAGCAAGGCTACAGGGGTAATTATGACTGGTATGGGCAATGATGGGACTCTGGGTTTAAAAGTCATGAAGTCATTTGGTGCGGTGACCATCGCCCAGGATGAGGAGACATCTGTAGTTTATGGAATGCCCAAAATGGCTATTGAAGCCGGGGTGATAGATATTATAGCCCCGTTGGATAAAATTGCCCAAGAAATAGTTAACACTGTGCGTAGGTAGGTTTAAACGCAGGGCTAAAGGCTGTAGAGTAGATGAAGATTACCCCTGAAGAGGTTAAATTACTGGCTCAGTATATCTACAATATTTCAGGAATTTATTTAGACCAAAGCAAGGCTTATTTGCTAGAAACAAGGTTAAAGAGGCTCTTAGAGCAGGAAGGACTAAGTAGTTATAGGGAGCTCTATAATAAGGCCAAGTCTGATCCCACCAAGCGGTTGGAAA
The sequence above is a segment of the Desulfovulcanus ferrireducens genome. Coding sequences within it:
- a CDS encoding chemotaxis protein CheW; translated protein: MDNAEKIAAKAGNFQLSCFYIGEALCGIDIDQVQEINKQISFTEVPHAPEYVLGIMNLRGRIVTIIDLAKKLGLGLSNLTEESRIIIVSSKEEHIGLLVDKITDVIMADWKQVAPPPSNIKGVQGKYFQGVLNVKNKLVAILDVEEVLAVERG
- a CDS encoding STAS domain-containing protein → MAEQELVLTIDGDIVSTSSEELKEKLHKAVGEDPKILVLDFKNVEYVDSIGIGIIIATHNSLRNKGAKLKLINVNNDILNLFKTMRLDKHIDMEEA
- the pdxA gene encoding 4-hydroxythreonine-4-phosphate dehydrogenase PdxA; amino-acid sequence: MGRVLNRNTDQEPQFIVYTMGDPNGLGPELICSLELEKICSEKKMLIIGLEEALDYHCRHLKKDKFWSRIDDIAKLNKLGPGIYLMEPEGLEKVALKPGHAHVHGGLSAGRSLDLACTLLKVGMAGALVTGPLNKAMLQEAGFDFAGHTEFLGERFGVGKDKVCMHLWGEKLRVSLATTHPPLRQVPELISIERVVRCLKLTFELMKKMDLASLPIGVCGLNPHAGEMGKIGREEIEIIGPAVEEAKSLGVNAEGPYPADTLFYQAAQGKFSSVLAMYHDQGLGPLKLLHFGQAVNITLGLPIVRTSVDHGTGYDLVGTGKADPGSLKQAIFMAEQLAG
- a CDS encoding ATP-binding protein, with the protein product MFKIKHSSSLIQIEFPAVFKNVDIVLQIVQNFLKERKKNIKLFNLTLALREALNNAIAHGARRNPELYIKCIVELKDNKVFFSVEDPGNGFDWKHLETDMRPSVNSEHGWGIFLLKQCSDGLRFYGSGNKVTFWFNVDNS
- a CDS encoding protein-glutamate methylesterase/protein-glutamine glutaminase, with protein sequence MKLRVLVVDDTIFYRKIISDVLSQLSEVEVVGTAGNGRIALTRIESLKPDLITLDVEMPVLDGLGVLKEIKKRGLDIGVIMVSTLTKRGTEITMKALELGAFDFITKPDAETLEENFKALLLALRPRIRAFVRRYELRKALRRKKTDLKLKEKVVHVPGEVVRKVELERRVEKSDIVAIGISTGGPNALTTMLPMLPGDLGVPVVVVQHMPPMFTKSLADNLDQKCALKVKEGEDGEPLVPNTVYIAPGGKQMKVAAGVAGTKVLRITDDPPENNCKPAADYLFRSVARQFKSKATGVIMTGMGNDGTLGLKVMKSFGAVTIAQDEETSVVYGMPKMAIEAGVIDIIAPLDKIAQEIVNTVRR
- a CDS encoding SpoIIE family protein phosphatase, which encodes MIYNRTPLILIVDDSALNRQVLTLLLKKAGYLTVEAGSGEECRKLAREHKPDLVLLDIMMPKEDGFTTCIKLKSDPQTREIPIIFISALDDTENIVKGLEVGGVDYIVKPFSQPEVLARVKVHLSLKFAQEKLIESQAQKLADIKQVQKSFLVLPEELPEAKFYYLYKPVLELGGDFLDVIPVGENSFAYIVADISGHDLGTAYLISALKALFNQNINAFTPMEDSLRMINAVLRRIFKEGQYLTANVALIERNKLKLSIFNTGHLPAILSKKNGEILEINGEGDILGGFEHFQVQEEVIVVEKGDRVFLFTDGLIEKFRGPGRQRKEGLNLLKRNIAKFNKFDLDEVVRRVVNSLCSGQNKSEDDVILLATEV
- a CDS encoding hybrid sensor histidine kinase/response regulator; translated protein: MSMMDDETLQMYVEESREHLENIENDLLAIEEAGENIDEELVNKVFRAAHSIKGGAGFLGLSNIKELAHKIENILDMIRNREIVPNPEVINIVLLAFDRLRELIENISESNELDISEHIDALTRITSASLPQDEKQSVVNEVVIKDRNERIIFVLKEFDLMQAQKRGKFIYLIEFDLIHDVHRKDKRPMDVVKDMQATGDILEIKVDIDAVGTLEDGGFSNKLPMYVLYATIIEPDIITTLFDLPDEQIKNIQTEDIWVESPKDTLEESIQEQETVLEKVSVTEPEIVPHPPEEIEQILEQVQVEPSKMQQEQEEVEPKSVSKPLSPGKAKPVSTSAKAVHAETLRVHVSLLENLMNLAGELVLSRNQLLQAISTDDKHAIAMAGQRVDLVTSELQEAIMLTRMQPVGNIFNKFPRVVRDLARELGKDIELKLEGKEVELDKTIIEGLSDPLTHLVRNSADHGIEPPEERIAKGKSPRGTIILKAFHAAGQVNIEIIDDGRGMDAEKIARKAIEKGLVSEEQVSNMSEKDKLNLIFLPGLSTAEKVSDVSGRGVGMDVVKSNLDKLGGQVEIETQKDKGTSIRIKLPLTLAIIPSLLISMGQERFAIPQVNVDELIQVPAHQVSERIERVGDAEVLILRGELIPLMSLANVLGSGRSSDELNSAQDQSSPSESELVEGSQSLVKKTNGDVNIVVVQAGSFKYGLVVDELHDSVEIVVKPLGRHLKNCEGYAGATIMGDGRVALILDVVGLARLGELSSVAGTDKAKKLALEAERRAAEEIHSLFLFNNGPHEHCAVPLALVARVEMIKAEDIEIVGGKKVIQYRGGSLPVFALEEVADVNHLELEGELVVIVFVVGGHEVGLLASPPVDAVEVKLNIDPFTLKQTGISGSAIINGHTTLIVDIFEFVETLNPGWFEERETVTALQEGANKVLLVEDSDFFRSQVKKFIKDEGYEVVTAEDGSVAWEYLNEHPNEIQVVVTDLEMPNMDGFELTKLIKNDERFAHLPVIALTSLAGEEDVAKGKQIGIDDYQIKLDKERLLQSIFNFLNKKAA